In Neospora caninum Liverpool complete genome, chromosome II, the following are encoded in one genomic region:
- a CDS encoding putative phosphoserine phosphatase, with the protein MPGGLLQAVSNTPRHEGGDSARRVSVPSQLDHSGEKREDETKLNRMQEAPQRYPRCHLILYAQGTDRPGVSLQFARWLAAEGYEDEEIEVEWEDWGVELVDVRQIKVGTMCCLYYHVKLNQHVAMEVLKACLFTAAQVHYELDYQLLPSHPRRAESAFAFSSFPRVPTSPSCSLCYSPSPSSDSVRGPLAAEEEREEIEAERFCHGKDGTRSVSPLLPPAYLSSAPTPTARNSACDVSTVRRSDVRRSNPPSVNISAAPRDMPAASPSPQAGASPQCASRRHRGPWEVRARPSSNQQLREAVHAAATLAVEAAAEAAAAAATAAEAVAAAELAGGEDVAEVAAKAAQAAQAAAEAEAKAAAAEAAAATHAADDSSDERGKELSQKGRAASEEGGAGGEEEARRDRLAFGHPWRQINSDSGSPNSQRSRTDSEKSGKTASRGDTAGTQSFAASPESLKLERNSRRAPFDAEQRERSDSDVCHRGSAPVTHFGAASSRQREVTPTESRKDDNGGKSGSDRQTGWPCLGHPRWSDVVVLQILQTRPVLAASLLSDVLAALLRAKATVQSMGLESVDLGSGGLGERMQSVEIKVKFPAIILPLQTKVPRDKPSIKALEDELKNICKRHDAQMLLRWDDFFSQALLQEHGGVASEERVYMRKLTKLKGASAAELIKKALPHLTIARGAFFLLFVLKKLGVRTALMTHSCQEVAHCVGRLLGIDYVLSNHFEVRDGRLTGRVVGGSSSSEVTTSHMLDPLRKMDWLQLLRDKERVERDALFVLANYEKFDFLHGAAGFCCSFNARRDRDISAFLLLLGMKRRHLQEFHSAFVASSVEASLDAAYPLGLTALVQQHQVALLAELRQPAESPEESEKGMGSTAGLAPQDVENLHTQEVREQQRLDSSGGEAYPRREAGEAAWPVASQRRPEDRRAEVPDGRTGIAGTSDLNGDAIEALEKAERRARVGAHDDATGGRGEGDEAAEDRPGSLASQGSPKNAAGASSSFGKTVAASACNEGTEKPAARNPFSAPLDRLFPRDSEDRTPLRVTSSACSVASSTGGTGGERRVDRAVVCVYGQVRSNDATPQLWRLIEALRPFEQGRSGGGSTGVCTPASARGPRGGTASCGIAALQLVNLHHHICLGMTLSWTSPSSTTRAPHRLTSSGSGRSDSYSSLPSMNVAAAAVAAMTTANSSGGAGVSSAASLFPRVSPHSLGLPASLSVAPSPLHLSPVKEVLFVASCLGLKASFIPQLPNAGGSCFPYTPGIPVSPSTSFSSVHSCSPEEKRGSKEDEEGRERDEAAAAQTPDGRGAGKAGNAPPGGTRLGDGGEGESAREGCPGRREDGRQAQASENQEGSERSFYLVVMEEPSVSPQLLVHIFALLYENFINIEEIDRLSMNVAKAIRLRVAIGPLVDVQQVKKQLLSVCSDFGADVALQADDISRYCLRLVVFDMDSTLVCEEVIDELAREAGVMEEVAAITQAAMEGHLDFHASLMKRVKMLKGVKRSALDAVAARLTPTPGAAALCRILRHLGYRLAVISGGFTYFARRIKKLLRLHHAFANHLQIDPCTGTVTGEVEGPVVTAQRKVSLMRMLAEVEQVQVDQVIAVGDGSNDIPLLLHAGMGVAFCAKKRVKENSNYQLNQRNLFLLVHLLGISEKAALQLAQVEDVRDD; encoded by the exons CACGTGGCGATGGAGGTGTTAAAGGCGTGTCTTTTTACAGCAGCTCAGGTCCactacgagttggactacCAGCTTCTCCCTTCCCACCCTCGTCGTGCCGAATctgcgttcgccttctcttcgtttccgcgcGTCCCGACGTCTccgtcgtgttctctctgctactcgccgtcgccgtcctcaGACAGCGTTCGTGGGCCCCTagcagcggaagaggaacgcgaggagaTCGAAGCGGAGAGATTTTGTCACGGGAAAGACGGAACTCGGTCTGTGTCGCCACTCCTCCCACCGGCATACCTGTCGTCCGCACCGACGCCAACTGCGCGTAATTCTGCATGCGACGTGTCCACTGTGCGTCGCAGCGACGTGCGCAGGAGCAACCCTCCCTCTGTTAATATCTCGGCAGCCCCTCGCGACATGCCGGCTGCTTCCCCGTCGCCCCAGGCTGGCGCCTCGCCCCAGTGCGCctcgcggagacaccgagggCCCTGGGAAGTccgcgcgaggccgagctCGAACCAACAGCTGAGGGaggcggtgcatgcagcggcgacgcTCGCGGTGGAAGCAGCCGCcgaagccgccgcagccgcagccaCCGCCGCCGAAGCCGTTGCAGCCGCCGAACTCGCGGGAGGGGAAGACGTCGCGGAAGTTGCGGCGAAAGCTGCGCAGGCTGCGCAGGCTGCGGCGGAGGCcgaagcgaaggcagcgGCTGCTGAGGCCGCCGCGGCGACGCACGCAGCGGACGACTCGAGCGACGAGCGGGGGAAAGAACTCAGCcagaagggaagagccgCCAGCGAAGAGGGCGGCGcaggcggggaagaggaggcgcgacgaGACAGGCTGGCTTTCGGCCATCCATGGAGACAGATCAACAGTGACAGCGGCAGTCCGAACTCCCAGCGGAGCCgcacagacagcgagaagagcgggaaaaccgcgagcagaggagacaccgcgggaACTCAGAgtttcgccgcctcgccggaGTCGCTGAAGCTTGAGAGGAATTCTCGCCGGGCACCCTTTGACGCCGaacagcgcgagaggagcgactCCGATGTGTGTCACCGGGGCTCAGCCCCGGTGACGCACTTCGGAGCTGCGAGCTCGCGGCAAAGAGAGGTGACTCCGACTGAGTCCAGAAAGGACGACAACGGTGGGAAGAGCGGGAGCGACAGACAAACAGGCTGGCCGTGCCTCGGGCACCCCAGGTGGAGCGACGTGGTCGTATTGCAGATTCTCCAAACTCGACCTGTCCTCGCCGCATCCCTCTTGTCCGACGTGTTGGCGGCTCTGCTccgggcgaaggcgacagtgCAGAG CATGGGGTTGGAGAGCGTCGATCTGGGCAGCGGCGGCCTTGGAGAAAGGATGCAGAGCGTGGAAATCAAAGTGAAATTTCCGGCTATCATCTTGCCGCTTCAAACGAAAGTTCCCCGCGACAA GCCCTCCATAAAGGCACTAGAAGACGAACTGAAGAACATCTGCAAACGCCACGACGCACAAATGCTCCTCAGATGGGACGATTTT TTTTCTCAGGCACTTCTCCAAGAGCATGGAGGTGTAGCCAGCGAGGAACGCGTTTATATGCGCAAGCTAACGAAGCTGAAGGGCGCATCCGCTGCAGAGCTCATCAAAAAG GCTCTGCCCCACCTGACCATCGCGCGCGGggcgttcttccttctctttgtgtTGAAGAAACTCGG CGTACGGACAGCGCTGATGACACACAGCTGCCAGGAAGTCGCGCATTGTGTCGGCCGCCTTCTCGGGATCGACTACGTTCTTTCGAACCACTTCGAG GTTCGAGATGGCAGACTAACCGGCCGCGTTGTCGGCGGCAGCTCTTCCAGCGAGGTCACCACGAGTCACATGCTCGATCCGCTCAGGAAGATGGACTGGCTGCAGCTCTTGCGGGATAAAGaacgcgtggagagagatgcgctcttcgtcctcgccaaC taCGAGAAATTCGACTTCCTGCACGGGGCCGCCGGGTTCTGTTGCTCCTTCAACGCCCGAAGAGATCGTGACATATCAGCGTTCCTGCTTCTCCTTG GCATGAAGCGCCGACATCTGCAGGAGTTTCACAGCGCCTTTGTGGCGTCGTCGGTGGAGGCGTCTCTGGACGCCGCCTACCCGCTGGGTCTCACAGCGCTCGTGCAGCAACACCAGGTGGCCTTGCTGGCTGAGCTTCGCCAGCCTGCCGAGAGCCctgaagagagcgagaaagggatGGGAAGTACAGCCGGTCTCGCGCCCCAGGACGTCGAAAACTTGCACACGCAGGAGGTCCgggagcagcagagactgGACAGCTCCGGCGGCGAGGCATACCCGCGACGAGAGGCCGGAGAAGCTGCTTGGCCGGTAGCCTCTCAAAGGCGACCAGAGGATCGACGCGCCGAGGTCCCAGACGGCAGAACGGGGATCGCGGGAACGTCAGATCTCAACGGAGACGCCATCGAAGCGCTGGAGAAAGCAGAGCGAAGAGCACGTGTCGGGGCCCATGACGACGCGACGGGCGGAcgcggagagggcgacgaggcagcagaggaCAGACCAGGATCTTTGGCGTCGCAAGGCAGCCCGAAGAACGCGGCGGGTGCTTCAAGTTCGTTTGGTAAAACGGTCGCcgcttctgcatgcaacgaAGGGACAGAAAAACCGGCGGCGAGGAACCCTTTcagcgcgcctctcgaccGGCTCTTCCCGCGAGACTCCGAAGATCGAACCCCCTTGCGGGTGACTTCCTCAGCTTGCTCGGTGGCGAGCAGCACGGGCGGGACCGGCGGGGAGCGCAGAGTCGACAGAGCCGTCGTTTGCGTTTACGGCCAAGTCCGAAGCAACGACGCCACTCCGCAGCTGTGGCG ACTCATCGAGGCGCTCCGCCCGTTCGAACAAGGCCGATCTGGGGGCGGGAGCACTGGCGTGTGTACACCGGCTTCCGCTCGGGGCCCGCGCGGAGGCACAGCGTCTTGTGGAATCGCGGCGCTGCAGCTGGTGAACCTTCATCACCATATCTGCCTGGGAATGACTCTGTCCTGGACGAG TCCGTCGTCGACGACGCGTGCACCGCATCGCCTGACGAGCTCCGGTAGCGGTCGCAGCGATTCGtattcgtctcttccctcgatGAACGTGGCTGCCGCAGCCGTAGCTGCAATGACAACTGCGAACTCGTCGGGAGGCGCGGGCGTTTCGTCTGCTGCGTCCTTgttcccgcgcgtctcccctcaCTCGCTCGGCCTGCCGGCGTCGCTTTCGGTAgcgccctcgcctcttcaTCTGTCCCCAGTCAAAGAGGTGCTGTTTGTGGCATCGTGCCTCGGTTTGAAGGCATCTTTCATACCTCAGCTGCCGAACGCCGGCGGAAGTTGCTTCCCGTACACGCCGGGGATTCCTGTGTCCCCGTCgacctcgttctcttctgtccaTTCGTGTTCcccagaagaaaaacgggggagcaaagaagacgaagaaggacgagaaagggacgaggccgcagccgcgcagACGCCCGACGGACGAGGCGCCGGAAAAGCGGGAAACGCACCACCTGGCGGCACGCGACTTGGCGACGgtggcgagggagaaagcgcgcgagagggatGCCCAGGGCGCCGTGAAGACGGGAGGCAGGCGCAGGCCTCGGAGAACCAAGAAGGAAGTGAACGGTCGTTCTATCTGGTGGTCATGGAAGAGCCGTCGGTGTCTCCACAGCTCCTCGTCCACATCTTTGCTCTGCTCTACGAAAACTTCATCAACATTGAGG AGATCGACAGACTGTCGATGAATGTGGCCAAGGCGATTCGCCTCCGTGTGGCCATCGGACCGCTGGTGGACGTACAGCAGGTGAAGAAACAGctgctctctgtctgttcAG ACTTTGGAGCGGATGTCGCGCTGCAGGCTGACGACATATCGAGGTATTGCCTGCGCCTTGTTGTTTTTGACATG GACTCAACTCTGGTCTGCGAAGAGGTGATCGACGagctggcgagagaggccggtGTGATGGAGGAAGTCGCGGCGATCACGCAGGCAGCCATGGAAGGTCACCTAGACTTCCACGCGAGTCTCATGAAGCGCGTCAAGATGCTGAAGGGCGTCAAGCG ATCGGCGCTCGATGCTGTGGCTGCACGCCTGACGCCGACTCCTGGGGCAGCAGCCCTCTGTCGTATTCTGAGGCACTTGGGATATCGCTTGGCGGTCATCAGCGGAGGATTCACGTATTTTGCGAGGAGGATAAAAAAGCTTCTCAGGCTTCACCATGCTTTCGCAAACCATTTACAGATTGATCCATGTACAG GAACTGTGACAGGAGAAGTGGAAGGACCCGTCGTTACAGCTCAAAGGAAAGTGTCGCTCATGCGCATGCTAGCAGAAGTCGAGCAAGTGCAGGTGGATCAAGTCATTGCTGTGGGCGACGGCTCCAATGACATTCCGCTTCTGCTTCATGCCG GAATGGGGGTGGCGTTCTGCGCAAAGAAGCGCGTGAAGGAGAACTCGAACTATCAGCTGAATCAGAGGaacctctttctcctcgttcatCTCCTTGGCATCAGCGAAAAG GCTGCACTGCAGCTGGCACAGGTGGAAGACGTTCGCGATGACTAA
- a CDS encoding translation INITIATION FACTOR 3 SUBUNIT 9-like protein, related: MVRIEKDDLPAEEQDLLEFLSEDSDEGEDDDPEQAEEKLKEKLSQMEPLLQMDYSFPSTIVLVGVPKVGKDKHEKLRLVLDKKMVEELSKKGAESVNEGLTISMPVNEETGMTKGFCFVTFSNQFNAQHAAHHLNGWALDAKHTFRAALLDDFDEIVGRGANYRPPIKLLGFTRENFRWWLLDARGREQFVIRYADETEIYWHDPIERDCSVLVYNGHRERADGKRVWTDFRVQWSPQGSFLATFHRPGIALWAGDQFEKKVRFEHKDVKQIDFSPNETYVITWDGSPAQLRNEKAVRIWKVMTGELLRQFPTPAHSPRGGEYPHFLFSHDDRYVARMGEKELCVYQMECDEEPEAADGEKGEDKGRKGQDRCAVRLLRDPRDGKLSSLKYPLEKFEWSPTENIISVWIKGSEDAPGRLLLVEIPSRRELSSKNVYNVKGASMHWQSKGDFLCLRTVAFKKTGKKGKKEFTQLEIFRMREKDIPVDNVQLNDVAVQLHWEEGYSKRFALVVHDEQTSNQALRFYRVCDASEDGKRDTTLIYSFDISGYMNYMQWSPFGSYFILASLGLDGTLLFCCLNDQDTVQVLHMDEHFMVNEVRWSACGRYLSTAVVLPMLPSSNTASFRLGSNTGYKIWTFQGKLQYKCQKDQFYQFLWRPHPPSLLKKEKIEEIKKKMKDYSKRYEAEDEKLRLEQRSAFIRQRKEEMDEFTRVLDGLNQWKVDHDMYDEWQLAYETFDAQFDWEDKEEVIEEELEVKEEIIT, encoded by the exons ATGGTTCGCATCGAGAAGGACGACCTCCCCG CGGAGGAACAAGATCTGCTGGAGTTCCTGtcggaagacagcgacgaaggcgaagatgACGACCCTGAACAGGCCGAGGAGAAGCTGAAGGAGAAGCTTTCGCAGATGGAGCCTCTCCTGCAGATGGACTActcctttccttccacgATTGTCCTCGTGGGCGTGCCCAAG GTCGGCAAGGACAAGCACGAGAAGctgcgcctcgtcctcgacaAGAAGATGGTTGAGGAGCTGTCGAAGAAGGGTGCCGAGAGCGTCAACGAAGGTCTGACCATCTCGATGCCTGTCAACGAAGAAACCG gaATGACCAAGGGATTCTGCTTTGTCACCTTCAGCAACCAGTTCAACGCACAGCACGCAGCACACCACCTCAATGGTTGGGCCCTCGACGCAAAGCATACCTTCAGG GCTGCGCTGCTGGATGATTTTGACGAGATCGTCGGGCGCGGGGCAAACTACCGACCTCCCATCAAGTTGCTTGGATTCACCCGCGAAAACTTCCGCTGGTGGCTGCTCGACGCTCGGGGTCGTGAACAATTCGTCATTCGCTACGCC GATGAGACGGAGATTTACTGGCACGACCCGATCGAGCGGGACTGCAGTGTGTTGGTGTACAACGGTCACCGCGAAAGAGCCGACGGCAAGCGCGTGTGGACGGACTTCCGCGTGCAGTGGTCGCCGCAAggctctttcctcgccactTTCCACAGGCCGG GTATTGCGCTGTGGGCCGGGGACCAGTTCGAAAAGAAGGTTCGCTTCGAACACAAGGACGTCAAGCAG aTCGATTTCTCGCCGAACGAGACCTACGTGATCACGTGGGATGGGAGCCCGGCGCAGCTCCGCAACGAGAAGGCCGTGCGCATCTGGAAGGTCATGACTG GTGAGTTGCTTCGTCAGTTCCCAACGCCCGCCCACTCCCCGCGTGGCGGCGAGTATCCacacttcctcttctcccacGACGACCGATACGTCGCCCGAATgggcgagaaggaactcTGCGTCTACCAGATGGAGTGCGACGAGGAGCCGGAAGctgccgacggcgagaagggcgaagacaAAGGCAGGAAGGGCCAG GACCGCTGCgccgtgcgtcttctccgcgacCCACGAGACGGCAAGCTTTCGTCTTTGAAGTATCCTCTCGAGAAGTTTGAGTGGTCGCCCACAGAAAACATCATCTCTGTGTGGATCAAGGGCTCTGAGGACGCTCCAG GTCGTCTGCTCTTGGTCGAGATCCCCAGCCGTCGCGAGTTGAGCAGCAAGAACGTGTACAACGTCAAGGGCGCATCCATGCACTGGCAATCCAAGGGCGACTTCCTTTGCCTTCGA ACGGTCGCGTTCAAGAAGACTggcaagaagggaaagaaggaattCACGCAGCTTGAGATCTTCCGCATGCGGGAGAAGGACATCCCCGTGGACAACGTCCAACTCAACGACGTCGCGGTCCAACTCCACTGGGAAGAAGGCTACA GCAAGAGATTCGCGCTCGTCGTCCACGACGAGCAGACGAGCAACCAAGCCCTCCGATTCTACCGCGTTTGTGACGCCAGCGAAG ACGGCAAGCGCGACACGACGTTGATCTACTCCTTCGACATCAGTGGATACATGAACTACATGCAGTGGTCACCTTTCGGCTCTTACTTCAttctggcgtctctcggtCTCGACGGCACTCTCCTGTTCTGCTGCCTGAACGACCAAGACACTGTGCAG GTTCTCCACATGGATGAGCACTTCATGGTGAACGAAGTCAGGTGGTCAGCGTGTGGACGGTACCTCAGCACAGCGGTCGTCCTGCCGATGCTCCCCAGCAGCAACACTGCCTCCTTCCGTCTGGGCTCCAACACAG GTTACAAGATCTGGACGTTCCAGGGAAAGCTGCAGTACAAGTGTCAGAAGGACCAGTTCTACCAGTTCCTGTGGAGGCCGCatcctccgtctctgttgaagaaagagaagatcgAGGAAATCAAGAAGAAAATGAAGGACTACAG CAAACGGTacgaggccgaggacgaaaaacTGCGACTTGAGCAGCGATCCGCCTTCATTCGTCAACGAAAGGAGGAAATGGACGAGTTCACCAGGGTCCTTGATGGCCTTAACCAATGGAAAGTCGATCAT GATATGTATGACGAGTGGCAGCTGGCGTACGAAACGTTCGACGCCCAGTTTGACTGGGAGGATAAAGAAGAAGTTATCGAAGAAGAACTCGAAGTTAAGGAGGAGATCATCACGTAA